The DNA segment CCTTGCCTTTATCGATGCGGAGGATTTTTGCGGCGACGGTCCGGACCATTTCGAGGTCGTGGCTGGAAAAAAAGATTGCGAGGCCTTTTTCCCGGTTGAGTTTTACCAGAAGCTCGGTGATCGCGCGTTGGGAATCCCGGTCGACGCCGGAGAGCGGCTCGTCCAAGATCATGATCTTCGGCTGGACCATCAGAGCGCGGGCGATCAAGATGCGCTGCTTCTGCCCGCCGGAGAGGGAAAAAAAAGACTTCTTGCCCAAATGCCTGAGGCCCACTTGATCCAGGACCTCGCGGCGCTTTTGTTTCTCTTCGTGCGGCAGCAATTGATAGGACCGAACGCGCCCGTAAGCGCCCATCTCCACGACTTCGTCCACGCTCAAGGGAAACTGCGGATCGAGCGCGGTGCTCTGCGGCACATAGCCGAAATCCGAAAGGGCGCAGTGGCGCGCGATCCTTCCGGCCTGAACCGGCAAAAATCCGAGGATGGCTCTCAGGATCGTCGTCTTCCCCGAACCATTCGGCCCGGCGAAGCCGATGAGATCGTGCGGGTGAATCGATAAATCCACGCCCTGCACGACCGGGGCCGAATCGTATCCGAGACTAACAGATTTAAGAGCGACAAGCGGGAGAGCATCGCTCCCTTGATCGCGCGCAAATTGATCCGCCATTTACACCTATTGTCAGCCCTTTCCGACGGCTTCGACCAACGTCCGCACAGTATAATCAATCCATTTAATATAGCTATCGGTCTCGGAACGGGGTCCAACGCTGCTGTAAAGGCGTAAAAGTTTGATTCCAGTCTCATTGGCGATCTGCTGCGGCAGCCGTGGATTTTGCGGACCATAGAGCAGCAGCGGGACTTTGTCCTGTTTAATCTGCTGTACCAGGCCGACTATGTGATTCGGCGTCGGCTCAATTCCAGGCTTGACCTCAACCGTTCCTGCTCGCTTCATGCCAAATCGATCGGCGAAATAGATCCACTCCTGATGATACTCCACGAATTTTACGCCTTTTAGAGGCGCCGCCATCTTCTCCCACTGGGCGATCTTGCCGTCTAACTCGGCCAGATAGGCCTTGAGATTTTTTTCGAAAACCTGCTGATGCTGCGGGAAATTGCGCGCCAAACCGGCGGCGATGTTCTGCGCCGCGATTTTGGCCTTGACCGGGTCCATGAGGTAGTGCGGGTTGCCCCTCGGATGAACGTCGCCCTCGGCCCGGTCCAGACGAGCCGGCGGCTCCAATACCCGGATACCGGCGGAGCAATCGATGTAGCCCGCCTGTCCCGGCAGGATCTTCGGATTGCTGGCAACCTCCAACAGAGCCGGAAGCCAAGAGTCCTCGTCATTCAAGCCTATCAGGATGAGCAGATCGGCTCGATTCAATCTCGGGACAAAGCTCGGCTTGATCGGAACCCCATGCGGGTCCTCGACGCCGGTTGCGAAATTCTCGACATTGACCAAATCTTTGCCGATCTGTCTAGTCATATCGGCCAAGGCGGGCCATGTCGCCACGACGCGGATTTGTTGGGCGAAGACGGCTTCCGTCTGAATCCAACTCAACGCAAGCACGATAAAAAGGACCGCCCAACTTTTGTTTCTGAGTAAAATTTTCATATGCATACTCCTTCCATCACGTTTTTAACGGCCGCGGAAACCATGGGTATGGGCGCCGATGACCGTGGTCCATTGGAGAAAGAACTGGTTGCCGCTCTCGCCTTTGTCCTCGCGGACGCGGTCGTCCAGGAAGCTGTATTGAAAGCGCAGGCGGTTGAACTCGCTCAAGTTCCAGGTAATGAACGGCGAATAGCTGTTTGTCTTCTTGCCGGGACTTTCCACGATCGGGGCGCGATCGAAGAGAAATCCCG comes from the Candidatus Binatia bacterium genome and includes:
- a CDS encoding metal ABC transporter substrate-binding protein, with the protein product MKILLRNKSWAVLFIVLALSWIQTEAVFAQQIRVVATWPALADMTRQIGKDLVNVENFATGVEDPHGVPIKPSFVPRLNRADLLILIGLNDEDSWLPALLEVASNPKILPGQAGYIDCSAGIRVLEPPARLDRAEGDVHPRGNPHYLMDPVKAKIAAQNIAAGLARNFPQHQQVFEKNLKAYLAELDGKIAQWEKMAAPLKGVKFVEYHQEWIYFADRFGMKRAGTVEVKPGIEPTPNHIVGLVQQIKQDKVPLLLYGPQNPRLPQQIANETGIKLLRLYSSVGPRSETDSYIKWIDYTVRTLVEAVGKG
- a CDS encoding ATP-binding cassette domain-containing protein, with product MADQFARDQGSDALPLVALKSVSLGYDSAPVVQGVDLSIHPHDLIGFAGPNGSGKTTILRAILGFLPVQAGRIARHCALSDFGYVPQSTALDPQFPLSVDEVVEMGAYGRVRSYQLLPHEEKQKRREVLDQVGLRHLGKKSFFSLSGGQKQRILIARALMVQPKIMILDEPLSGVDRDSQRAITELLVKLNREKGLAIFFSSHDLEMVRTVAAKILRIDKGKVWWERGGPLS